One genomic window of Bombus fervidus isolate BK054 chromosome 14, iyBomFerv1, whole genome shotgun sequence includes the following:
- the Yme1l gene encoding ATP-dependent zinc metalloprotease YME1L isoform X3 — protein MISLPATKNYIDTLIGKLNMSDVITMFDIRTNNVLVALDQVSMKIFKRNLEKNNKWKVYASGLNSKKNKHKYLYKKCTEEIILPAMYLSSKQHHTTLCTFCNKNSFHHYVQIRSFRTKRNVSTELEKQPTFINKFKNLVGHFSGTNTGLVHALKEKDLATIKNLFNNQTSTEEYKRIILAFIEGYEAGLKRQTYSTFGWFRLLFSLLTGTVLLMFWYGVYVVGSGLRFPMDGSKFRPEITDITFNDVKGVAEAKQELRDIVEFLKNPEKFVALGAKLPKGVLLVGPPGTGKTLLARAVAGEAGVPFFQAAGPEFEEILVGQGARRMRDLFKAAKEKAPAVIFIDEIDSVGAKRTNSALHPYANQTVNQLLTEMDGFLQNEGVIVLGATNRRDDLDKALMRPGRFDVEVLVDIPDYLSRKEIFDLYLSRILTQEIDADYLAKCTPGFTGADIENMVNQAALRAAINDAEYVTMKHLEYARDKIIMGPERKQKIKDTETNTITAYHEAGHALVAYYTKDAPPIHKITILSHSHSLGHTAFLSNDEYHTTKSKLLALMDSSMGGRAAEELIFGSDKVTAGAYNDFQRATSIAEEMVHKYGMSEKVGFGTIRRNGQGDGFQLGPSTSDLADKEVKRLLQESYERAKLTLQKHAKDLKKVADALLKYETLSSKDVEAIINGEKIPPETLKNQPRIVDPTEHVL, from the exons ATGATATCTCTTCCA gctactaaaaattatattgataCATTAATAGGCAAATTAAACATGTCTGATGTAATTACAATGTTTGATATAAGGACAAATAATGTTTTGGTAGCATTAGATCAAGTttctatgaaaatttttaagagaaatttagaaaaaaataataagtgGAAAGTCTATGCATCAGGATTAAATTCCAAAAAAAACAAACacaaatatctatataaaaaatgtacagaagaaattattttacctgCTATGTATTTATCATCTAAACAACATCATACAACACTATGTACcttttgtaacaaaaattcatttcatcACTATGTACAAATTCGTAGTTTTAGAACAAAACGTAATGTCTCTACTGAATTAGAAAAACAACcaacgtttataaataaatttaaaaacttgGTTGGTCATTTCTCTGGAACA AATACAGGATTAGTACATGCTCTAAAAGAAAAGGACTTGgcaacaataaaaaatttatttaataatcaaaCATCGAcagaagaatataaaagaattatattagCTTTTATAGAAGGATATGAAGCAGGACTTAAACGCCAAACGTATTCAACTTTTGGATGGTTCAGACTACTATTTAGTTTATTAACAGGAACTGTATTATTAATGTTTTGGTATGGAG TTTATGTTGTAGGAAGTGGATTACGATTTCCAATGGATGGTTCTAAGTTTAGACCAGAAATAACAGACATAACTTTCAATGACGTTAAAGGA GTTGCAGAAGCTAAACAAGAATTAAGAGATAtagttgaatttttaaaaaatccagAAAAATTTGTTGCACTTGGTGCAAAATTACCTAAAGGTGTATTACTAGTAGGACCACCAGGAACAGGAAAAACATTATTAGCTAGAGCAGTAGCTGGTGAAGCTGGTGTCCCATTTTTTCAAGCTGCTGGTCctgaatttgaagaaattttagTAGGGCAAGGTGCACGAAGAATGAGAGATTTATTTA AAGCAGCAAAAGAAAAAGCACCTGCcgtaatatttatagatgAAATTGATTCTGTTGGTGCAAAACGAACAAATTCAGCTCTTCATCCATATGCAAATCAAACAGTAAATCAGTTACTTACAGAAATGGACgg ATTTCTTCAGAACGAAGGTGTTATAGTATTAGGTGCGACGAATAGACGGGATGATTTAGATAAAGCATTAATGCGTCCCGGTCGTTTTGATGTTGAAGTTCTTGTTGATATACCAGATTACTTAAGCCGGAAGGAAATtttcgatttatatttatcaagaATATTAACACAAGAGATTGATGCAGACTATTTAGCAAAGTGTACTCCTGGATTTACTGGAGCTGATATAGAGAATATG GTAAATCAAGCAGCTTTAAGAGCTGCTATAAATGATGCTGAATATGTAACAATGAAACATTTAGAATATGCTAGAGATAAAATAATCATGGGTccagaaagaaaacaaaaaattaaagacACAGAAACTAATACCATTACAGCATATCATGAAGCAGGACATGCATTAGTTGCATATTATACTAAAGATGCACCACCTATACATAAAATTACCATCTTGTCTCATAGCCATTCTTTGGGACAT ACCGCGTTTTTATCCAACGACGAATATCATACAACGAAATCCAAATTATTAGCTCTAATGGATAGTTCAATGGGTGGTCGTGCTGcagaagaattaatttttggtTCTGATAAAGTAACAGCAGGAGCATATAACGATTTTCAG AGGGCGACTTCCATCGCAGAAGAGATGGTACACAAGTATGGTATGTCTGAAAAAGTTGGTTTTGGTACAATTCGTAGAAATGGTCAAGGGGATGGATTTCAATTAGGACCTAGCACAAGTGATCTTGCTGATAAGGAAGTGAAGCGCCTTttacaa gAATCGTATGAACGAGCAAAACTGACATTACAAAAACATGCGAAAGATCTTAAGAAAGTGGCAGATGCTTTACTTAAGTACGAAACATTAAGCTCTAAAGATGTAGAAGCTATTATTAATGGAGAAAAAATTCCACCTGAGACTTTGAAGAATCAACCACGAATTGTAGATCCAACTGAACATGTATTATAA
- the Yme1l gene encoding ATP-dependent zinc metalloprotease YME1L isoform X2, giving the protein MFSFQPHNQVLYHLTQLTSVVSPKSTSFSVKVKRQNELKKSMNDISSSNLSDATKNYIDTLIGKLNMSDVITMFDIRTNNVLVALDQVSMKIFKRNLEKNNKWKVYASGLNSKKNKHKYLYKKCTEEIILPAMYLSSKQHHTTLCTFCNKNSFHHYVQIRSFRTKRNVSTELEKQPTFINKFKNLVGHFSGTNTGLVHALKEKDLATIKNLFNNQTSTEEYKRIILAFIEGYEAGLKRQTYSTFGWFRLLFSLLTGTVLLMFWYGGSGLRFPMDGSKFRPEITDITFNDVKGVAEAKQELRDIVEFLKNPEKFVALGAKLPKGVLLVGPPGTGKTLLARAVAGEAGVPFFQAAGPEFEEILVGQGARRMRDLFKAAKEKAPAVIFIDEIDSVGAKRTNSALHPYANQTVNQLLTEMDGFLQNEGVIVLGATNRRDDLDKALMRPGRFDVEVLVDIPDYLSRKEIFDLYLSRILTQEIDADYLAKCTPGFTGADIENMVNQAALRAAINDAEYVTMKHLEYARDKIIMGPERKQKIKDTETNTITAYHEAGHALVAYYTKDAPPIHKITILSHSHSLGHTAFLSNDEYHTTKSKLLALMDSSMGGRAAEELIFGSDKVTAGAYNDFQRATSIAEEMVHKYGMSEKVGFGTIRRNGQGDGFQLGPSTSDLADKEVKRLLQESYERAKLTLQKHAKDLKKVADALLKYETLSSKDVEAIINGEKIPPETLKNQPRIVDPTEHVL; this is encoded by the exons ATGTTTTCTTTCCAACCTCACAATCAG gTGTTATATCATCTGACGCAATTAACTTCAGTAGTTAGTCCAAAATCTACATCATTTTCAGTTAAAGTTAAAAGACAAAATGAATTGAAAAAATCTATGAATGATATCTCTTCCAGTAACTTGTCAGAT gctactaaaaattatattgataCATTAATAGGCAAATTAAACATGTCTGATGTAATTACAATGTTTGATATAAGGACAAATAATGTTTTGGTAGCATTAGATCAAGTttctatgaaaatttttaagagaaatttagaaaaaaataataagtgGAAAGTCTATGCATCAGGATTAAATTCCAAAAAAAACAAACacaaatatctatataaaaaatgtacagaagaaattattttacctgCTATGTATTTATCATCTAAACAACATCATACAACACTATGTACcttttgtaacaaaaattcatttcatcACTATGTACAAATTCGTAGTTTTAGAACAAAACGTAATGTCTCTACTGAATTAGAAAAACAACcaacgtttataaataaatttaaaaacttgGTTGGTCATTTCTCTGGAACA AATACAGGATTAGTACATGCTCTAAAAGAAAAGGACTTGgcaacaataaaaaatttatttaataatcaaaCATCGAcagaagaatataaaagaattatattagCTTTTATAGAAGGATATGAAGCAGGACTTAAACGCCAAACGTATTCAACTTTTGGATGGTTCAGACTACTATTTAGTTTATTAACAGGAACTGTATTATTAATGTTTTGGTATGGAG GAAGTGGATTACGATTTCCAATGGATGGTTCTAAGTTTAGACCAGAAATAACAGACATAACTTTCAATGACGTTAAAGGA GTTGCAGAAGCTAAACAAGAATTAAGAGATAtagttgaatttttaaaaaatccagAAAAATTTGTTGCACTTGGTGCAAAATTACCTAAAGGTGTATTACTAGTAGGACCACCAGGAACAGGAAAAACATTATTAGCTAGAGCAGTAGCTGGTGAAGCTGGTGTCCCATTTTTTCAAGCTGCTGGTCctgaatttgaagaaattttagTAGGGCAAGGTGCACGAAGAATGAGAGATTTATTTA AAGCAGCAAAAGAAAAAGCACCTGCcgtaatatttatagatgAAATTGATTCTGTTGGTGCAAAACGAACAAATTCAGCTCTTCATCCATATGCAAATCAAACAGTAAATCAGTTACTTACAGAAATGGACgg ATTTCTTCAGAACGAAGGTGTTATAGTATTAGGTGCGACGAATAGACGGGATGATTTAGATAAAGCATTAATGCGTCCCGGTCGTTTTGATGTTGAAGTTCTTGTTGATATACCAGATTACTTAAGCCGGAAGGAAATtttcgatttatatttatcaagaATATTAACACAAGAGATTGATGCAGACTATTTAGCAAAGTGTACTCCTGGATTTACTGGAGCTGATATAGAGAATATG GTAAATCAAGCAGCTTTAAGAGCTGCTATAAATGATGCTGAATATGTAACAATGAAACATTTAGAATATGCTAGAGATAAAATAATCATGGGTccagaaagaaaacaaaaaattaaagacACAGAAACTAATACCATTACAGCATATCATGAAGCAGGACATGCATTAGTTGCATATTATACTAAAGATGCACCACCTATACATAAAATTACCATCTTGTCTCATAGCCATTCTTTGGGACAT ACCGCGTTTTTATCCAACGACGAATATCATACAACGAAATCCAAATTATTAGCTCTAATGGATAGTTCAATGGGTGGTCGTGCTGcagaagaattaatttttggtTCTGATAAAGTAACAGCAGGAGCATATAACGATTTTCAG AGGGCGACTTCCATCGCAGAAGAGATGGTACACAAGTATGGTATGTCTGAAAAAGTTGGTTTTGGTACAATTCGTAGAAATGGTCAAGGGGATGGATTTCAATTAGGACCTAGCACAAGTGATCTTGCTGATAAGGAAGTGAAGCGCCTTttacaa gAATCGTATGAACGAGCAAAACTGACATTACAAAAACATGCGAAAGATCTTAAGAAAGTGGCAGATGCTTTACTTAAGTACGAAACATTAAGCTCTAAAGATGTAGAAGCTATTATTAATGGAGAAAAAATTCCACCTGAGACTTTGAAGAATCAACCACGAATTGTAGATCCAACTGAACATGTATTATAA
- the Yme1l gene encoding ATP-dependent zinc metalloprotease YME1L isoform X4, whose protein sequence is MSDVITMFDIRTNNVLVALDQVSMKIFKRNLEKNNKWKVYASGLNSKKNKHKYLYKKCTEEIILPAMYLSSKQHHTTLCTFCNKNSFHHYVQIRSFRTKRNVSTELEKQPTFINKFKNLVGHFSGTNTGLVHALKEKDLATIKNLFNNQTSTEEYKRIILAFIEGYEAGLKRQTYSTFGWFRLLFSLLTGTVLLMFWYGVYVVGSGLRFPMDGSKFRPEITDITFNDVKGVAEAKQELRDIVEFLKNPEKFVALGAKLPKGVLLVGPPGTGKTLLARAVAGEAGVPFFQAAGPEFEEILVGQGARRMRDLFKAAKEKAPAVIFIDEIDSVGAKRTNSALHPYANQTVNQLLTEMDGFLQNEGVIVLGATNRRDDLDKALMRPGRFDVEVLVDIPDYLSRKEIFDLYLSRILTQEIDADYLAKCTPGFTGADIENMVNQAALRAAINDAEYVTMKHLEYARDKIIMGPERKQKIKDTETNTITAYHEAGHALVAYYTKDAPPIHKITILSHSHSLGHTAFLSNDEYHTTKSKLLALMDSSMGGRAAEELIFGSDKVTAGAYNDFQRATSIAEEMVHKYGMSEKVGFGTIRRNGQGDGFQLGPSTSDLADKEVKRLLQESYERAKLTLQKHAKDLKKVADALLKYETLSSKDVEAIINGEKIPPETLKNQPRIVDPTEHVL, encoded by the exons ATGTCTGATGTAATTACAATGTTTGATATAAGGACAAATAATGTTTTGGTAGCATTAGATCAAGTttctatgaaaatttttaagagaaatttagaaaaaaataataagtgGAAAGTCTATGCATCAGGATTAAATTCCAAAAAAAACAAACacaaatatctatataaaaaatgtacagaagaaattattttacctgCTATGTATTTATCATCTAAACAACATCATACAACACTATGTACcttttgtaacaaaaattcatttcatcACTATGTACAAATTCGTAGTTTTAGAACAAAACGTAATGTCTCTACTGAATTAGAAAAACAACcaacgtttataaataaatttaaaaacttgGTTGGTCATTTCTCTGGAACA AATACAGGATTAGTACATGCTCTAAAAGAAAAGGACTTGgcaacaataaaaaatttatttaataatcaaaCATCGAcagaagaatataaaagaattatattagCTTTTATAGAAGGATATGAAGCAGGACTTAAACGCCAAACGTATTCAACTTTTGGATGGTTCAGACTACTATTTAGTTTATTAACAGGAACTGTATTATTAATGTTTTGGTATGGAG TTTATGTTGTAGGAAGTGGATTACGATTTCCAATGGATGGTTCTAAGTTTAGACCAGAAATAACAGACATAACTTTCAATGACGTTAAAGGA GTTGCAGAAGCTAAACAAGAATTAAGAGATAtagttgaatttttaaaaaatccagAAAAATTTGTTGCACTTGGTGCAAAATTACCTAAAGGTGTATTACTAGTAGGACCACCAGGAACAGGAAAAACATTATTAGCTAGAGCAGTAGCTGGTGAAGCTGGTGTCCCATTTTTTCAAGCTGCTGGTCctgaatttgaagaaattttagTAGGGCAAGGTGCACGAAGAATGAGAGATTTATTTA AAGCAGCAAAAGAAAAAGCACCTGCcgtaatatttatagatgAAATTGATTCTGTTGGTGCAAAACGAACAAATTCAGCTCTTCATCCATATGCAAATCAAACAGTAAATCAGTTACTTACAGAAATGGACgg ATTTCTTCAGAACGAAGGTGTTATAGTATTAGGTGCGACGAATAGACGGGATGATTTAGATAAAGCATTAATGCGTCCCGGTCGTTTTGATGTTGAAGTTCTTGTTGATATACCAGATTACTTAAGCCGGAAGGAAATtttcgatttatatttatcaagaATATTAACACAAGAGATTGATGCAGACTATTTAGCAAAGTGTACTCCTGGATTTACTGGAGCTGATATAGAGAATATG GTAAATCAAGCAGCTTTAAGAGCTGCTATAAATGATGCTGAATATGTAACAATGAAACATTTAGAATATGCTAGAGATAAAATAATCATGGGTccagaaagaaaacaaaaaattaaagacACAGAAACTAATACCATTACAGCATATCATGAAGCAGGACATGCATTAGTTGCATATTATACTAAAGATGCACCACCTATACATAAAATTACCATCTTGTCTCATAGCCATTCTTTGGGACAT ACCGCGTTTTTATCCAACGACGAATATCATACAACGAAATCCAAATTATTAGCTCTAATGGATAGTTCAATGGGTGGTCGTGCTGcagaagaattaatttttggtTCTGATAAAGTAACAGCAGGAGCATATAACGATTTTCAG AGGGCGACTTCCATCGCAGAAGAGATGGTACACAAGTATGGTATGTCTGAAAAAGTTGGTTTTGGTACAATTCGTAGAAATGGTCAAGGGGATGGATTTCAATTAGGACCTAGCACAAGTGATCTTGCTGATAAGGAAGTGAAGCGCCTTttacaa gAATCGTATGAACGAGCAAAACTGACATTACAAAAACATGCGAAAGATCTTAAGAAAGTGGCAGATGCTTTACTTAAGTACGAAACATTAAGCTCTAAAGATGTAGAAGCTATTATTAATGGAGAAAAAATTCCACCTGAGACTTTGAAGAATCAACCACGAATTGTAGATCCAACTGAACATGTATTATAA
- the Yme1l gene encoding ATP-dependent zinc metalloprotease YME1L isoform X1: MFSFQPHNQVLYHLTQLTSVVSPKSTSFSVKVKRQNELKKSMNDISSSNLSDATKNYIDTLIGKLNMSDVITMFDIRTNNVLVALDQVSMKIFKRNLEKNNKWKVYASGLNSKKNKHKYLYKKCTEEIILPAMYLSSKQHHTTLCTFCNKNSFHHYVQIRSFRTKRNVSTELEKQPTFINKFKNLVGHFSGTNTGLVHALKEKDLATIKNLFNNQTSTEEYKRIILAFIEGYEAGLKRQTYSTFGWFRLLFSLLTGTVLLMFWYGVYVVGSGLRFPMDGSKFRPEITDITFNDVKGVAEAKQELRDIVEFLKNPEKFVALGAKLPKGVLLVGPPGTGKTLLARAVAGEAGVPFFQAAGPEFEEILVGQGARRMRDLFKAAKEKAPAVIFIDEIDSVGAKRTNSALHPYANQTVNQLLTEMDGFLQNEGVIVLGATNRRDDLDKALMRPGRFDVEVLVDIPDYLSRKEIFDLYLSRILTQEIDADYLAKCTPGFTGADIENMVNQAALRAAINDAEYVTMKHLEYARDKIIMGPERKQKIKDTETNTITAYHEAGHALVAYYTKDAPPIHKITILSHSHSLGHTAFLSNDEYHTTKSKLLALMDSSMGGRAAEELIFGSDKVTAGAYNDFQRATSIAEEMVHKYGMSEKVGFGTIRRNGQGDGFQLGPSTSDLADKEVKRLLQESYERAKLTLQKHAKDLKKVADALLKYETLSSKDVEAIINGEKIPPETLKNQPRIVDPTEHVL, encoded by the exons ATGTTTTCTTTCCAACCTCACAATCAG gTGTTATATCATCTGACGCAATTAACTTCAGTAGTTAGTCCAAAATCTACATCATTTTCAGTTAAAGTTAAAAGACAAAATGAATTGAAAAAATCTATGAATGATATCTCTTCCAGTAACTTGTCAGAT gctactaaaaattatattgataCATTAATAGGCAAATTAAACATGTCTGATGTAATTACAATGTTTGATATAAGGACAAATAATGTTTTGGTAGCATTAGATCAAGTttctatgaaaatttttaagagaaatttagaaaaaaataataagtgGAAAGTCTATGCATCAGGATTAAATTCCAAAAAAAACAAACacaaatatctatataaaaaatgtacagaagaaattattttacctgCTATGTATTTATCATCTAAACAACATCATACAACACTATGTACcttttgtaacaaaaattcatttcatcACTATGTACAAATTCGTAGTTTTAGAACAAAACGTAATGTCTCTACTGAATTAGAAAAACAACcaacgtttataaataaatttaaaaacttgGTTGGTCATTTCTCTGGAACA AATACAGGATTAGTACATGCTCTAAAAGAAAAGGACTTGgcaacaataaaaaatttatttaataatcaaaCATCGAcagaagaatataaaagaattatattagCTTTTATAGAAGGATATGAAGCAGGACTTAAACGCCAAACGTATTCAACTTTTGGATGGTTCAGACTACTATTTAGTTTATTAACAGGAACTGTATTATTAATGTTTTGGTATGGAG TTTATGTTGTAGGAAGTGGATTACGATTTCCAATGGATGGTTCTAAGTTTAGACCAGAAATAACAGACATAACTTTCAATGACGTTAAAGGA GTTGCAGAAGCTAAACAAGAATTAAGAGATAtagttgaatttttaaaaaatccagAAAAATTTGTTGCACTTGGTGCAAAATTACCTAAAGGTGTATTACTAGTAGGACCACCAGGAACAGGAAAAACATTATTAGCTAGAGCAGTAGCTGGTGAAGCTGGTGTCCCATTTTTTCAAGCTGCTGGTCctgaatttgaagaaattttagTAGGGCAAGGTGCACGAAGAATGAGAGATTTATTTA AAGCAGCAAAAGAAAAAGCACCTGCcgtaatatttatagatgAAATTGATTCTGTTGGTGCAAAACGAACAAATTCAGCTCTTCATCCATATGCAAATCAAACAGTAAATCAGTTACTTACAGAAATGGACgg ATTTCTTCAGAACGAAGGTGTTATAGTATTAGGTGCGACGAATAGACGGGATGATTTAGATAAAGCATTAATGCGTCCCGGTCGTTTTGATGTTGAAGTTCTTGTTGATATACCAGATTACTTAAGCCGGAAGGAAATtttcgatttatatttatcaagaATATTAACACAAGAGATTGATGCAGACTATTTAGCAAAGTGTACTCCTGGATTTACTGGAGCTGATATAGAGAATATG GTAAATCAAGCAGCTTTAAGAGCTGCTATAAATGATGCTGAATATGTAACAATGAAACATTTAGAATATGCTAGAGATAAAATAATCATGGGTccagaaagaaaacaaaaaattaaagacACAGAAACTAATACCATTACAGCATATCATGAAGCAGGACATGCATTAGTTGCATATTATACTAAAGATGCACCACCTATACATAAAATTACCATCTTGTCTCATAGCCATTCTTTGGGACAT ACCGCGTTTTTATCCAACGACGAATATCATACAACGAAATCCAAATTATTAGCTCTAATGGATAGTTCAATGGGTGGTCGTGCTGcagaagaattaatttttggtTCTGATAAAGTAACAGCAGGAGCATATAACGATTTTCAG AGGGCGACTTCCATCGCAGAAGAGATGGTACACAAGTATGGTATGTCTGAAAAAGTTGGTTTTGGTACAATTCGTAGAAATGGTCAAGGGGATGGATTTCAATTAGGACCTAGCACAAGTGATCTTGCTGATAAGGAAGTGAAGCGCCTTttacaa gAATCGTATGAACGAGCAAAACTGACATTACAAAAACATGCGAAAGATCTTAAGAAAGTGGCAGATGCTTTACTTAAGTACGAAACATTAAGCTCTAAAGATGTAGAAGCTATTATTAATGGAGAAAAAATTCCACCTGAGACTTTGAAGAATCAACCACGAATTGTAGATCCAACTGAACATGTATTATAA